In the Flavobacterium lindanitolerans genome, one interval contains:
- a CDS encoding gliding motility-associated C-terminal domain-containing protein — protein sequence MNLKLQIRNFVVLFFFSCAAFAQDVALFRQFNGRYDFTIIGNTLNTSENNLNNFCTITTSSSATLNMGVNDEIEKAYLYWAGSGTGDWNVVLNGVPITSERNFAYFQNDLDYFCAFTDVTSQILSTGNGNYTLSDLDVSPFLDANHYCNNRTNFAGWAIVIIYKNESFPLNQINVYDGLQGVSRTQNHLTLTLNSLNVIDNAGSKIGFIAWEGDVNLPTAGFTESLKINGHILSNALNPANNAFNGTNSFTNSRTLYNMDLDVYEIQNYIQINDESVEIQLTSEQDFVMISTILTKLNNQLPDATISIDNVALECNSRRIMVDYTVYNLDSTNPLRAEVPIAIYADGNLIEQTLTVPPIPIGGSYSDTIFLTIPDEIPNDFTLKFVVDDTGNGTGIVTELDETNNEFSVSISMLVSPEFNLLDKILACNEGLKKGTFDFSHYEEMVKVDPDHVVHFFNSQEEAQANQNPIPNTNHYVASSTPKEIFVRIEDENCYSITSFLLDTKNCPPTVYNAVTANDDGWNDFFFIRGLRDIFVNFKLSIYNRWGTLVWTGNNNTENWYGQATKGIQIGGNDLPDGTYYYVLDLNDPDYKTPLTGYVYLTR from the coding sequence GTGAATCTAAAACTACAAATTAGAAATTTTGTTGTCCTTTTCTTTTTTTCCTGTGCCGCCTTTGCACAGGATGTAGCTTTATTCAGGCAATTCAACGGACGTTATGATTTTACTATCATTGGAAATACATTAAACACCTCCGAGAACAATCTCAATAATTTTTGTACCATCACCACCTCTTCGTCCGCAACCCTAAACATGGGTGTTAACGATGAGATTGAAAAAGCATATCTGTACTGGGCAGGTTCGGGAACCGGCGATTGGAACGTGGTTTTAAACGGTGTTCCCATTACTTCTGAAAGAAACTTCGCCTACTTCCAGAACGACCTTGACTATTTCTGTGCCTTTACAGATGTTACCTCCCAAATACTTTCTACAGGAAACGGAAACTATACCCTGTCTGATTTAGATGTATCTCCCTTTTTAGATGCGAACCATTACTGCAACAATCGTACAAATTTTGCAGGTTGGGCAATTGTAATCATTTATAAAAATGAAAGCTTTCCGCTGAACCAAATCAATGTATATGATGGTCTGCAAGGTGTTTCAAGAACACAAAATCACCTGACATTAACACTAAATAGCCTGAATGTAATTGACAATGCCGGTTCAAAAATAGGCTTTATTGCCTGGGAAGGTGACGTAAATTTGCCTACCGCAGGATTTACAGAGTCTTTAAAAATCAATGGACACATACTAAGCAATGCCTTAAATCCTGCCAACAATGCATTTAACGGCACTAATTCTTTTACCAATTCCAGAACCCTGTACAACATGGACCTGGATGTATATGAAATCCAGAATTACATTCAGATTAATGATGAATCTGTAGAAATCCAGCTAACATCGGAACAGGATTTTGTAATGATAAGCACTATCCTTACCAAACTGAACAATCAGCTTCCCGATGCCACTATTTCTATAGACAATGTAGCACTGGAATGCAATTCGCGAAGGATTATGGTTGATTATACCGTATACAATCTAGATAGTACAAATCCTTTAAGGGCCGAAGTTCCAATTGCAATTTATGCAGACGGAAACCTGATTGAGCAAACCCTGACTGTTCCGCCAATTCCTATTGGCGGCAGCTATAGCGATACTATTTTCCTGACCATACCTGATGAAATTCCAAATGATTTCACTTTAAAATTTGTAGTTGATGATACCGGAAACGGTACCGGAATTGTAACCGAATTAGACGAAACGAACAATGAGTTTTCCGTTTCGATTTCTATGCTGGTTTCGCCGGAATTTAATCTGCTTGATAAAATATTGGCCTGTAATGAAGGACTAAAAAAAGGCACTTTCGATTTTTCACATTACGAAGAAATGGTAAAAGTTGACCCAGACCATGTTGTCCATTTTTTTAATTCCCAAGAAGAAGCACAGGCAAACCAAAACCCAATTCCTAACACAAACCATTATGTTGCTTCTTCTACACCAAAAGAAATCTTTGTTAGGATAGAAGATGAAAATTGCTATAGTATTACTTCCTTTTTGCTGGACACTAAAAACTGTCCGCCAACAGTTTATAACGCCGTAACGGCTAATGACGACGGGTGGAATGATTTTTTCTTTATAAGAGGGCTGAGAGATATATTTGTAAACTTCAAGCTTTCTATTTACAACCGTTGGGGTACTTTGGTCTGGACGGGAAATAACAATACTGAAAACTGGTATGGCCAGGCAACCAAAGGCATCCAAATTGGCGGAAATGACCTTCCGGATGGCACTTATTATTATGTACTTGACCTCAACGACCCTGATTATAAAACACCGCTGACAGGGTATGTATACCTGACAAGATAA
- a CDS encoding sugar 3,4-ketoisomerase: MNIEIIEIPKIEDYRGNIAVIENEVVPFEIKRVYYLFDVPSSSYRGGHAHKTLIQLLIPLSGSFDVMLSDGKEKQVVTLNKPDKGLLIKPTTWRELGNFSSGAVCLVIASEVYQEEDYIREFDQFIEHVNQS, from the coding sequence ATGAATATTGAAATTATTGAAATTCCTAAAATAGAAGATTACAGAGGAAACATAGCCGTTATTGAAAATGAGGTTGTTCCTTTTGAAATTAAGCGTGTTTATTACCTGTTCGATGTTCCCAGCAGTTCCTACAGGGGCGGTCATGCACATAAAACATTAATACAGTTATTGATTCCGCTATCAGGAAGTTTTGATGTAATGTTGAGTGATGGTAAGGAAAAACAAGTGGTTACACTTAACAAACCAGATAAAGGACTTCTGATAAAACCAACAACCTGGAGAGAATTAGGGAATTTTTCGTCTGGTGCCGTATGTCTTGTTATTGCTTCAGAAGTCTATCAGGAAGAGGACTATATCAGGGAATTCGACCAATTTATAGAACATGTAAATCAGTCATAA
- a CDS encoding glycosyltransferase family A protein codes for MPFFSVIIPLYNKENSIRNTLSSLLAQTFSDFEVILVNDGSTDNSEARALEISDARIRLFSTENQGVSKARNYGITKASGTLVAFLDADDYWFPNHLEQLSNLYKMFPECGLYCTNYERFFNADKVIKPKHIDIPSHPWQGIVKDFFKSSYIDRIAWTSAVAVPRTILNEIEAFKTTITLGAGEDTDLWIRLALQYDVAFDNEISSRHVLDAENRISLEKTLRRSYAKLDEFQEEEKQNPSLKKYLDLHRVFFAIQHKLAGDMKTYNFYMQSVDKTNIPLKAKLVMAMPVFVARKFYAFKKYLERKNILVSIYD; via the coding sequence ATGCCTTTTTTTTCCGTCATCATACCTTTATACAACAAGGAAAACAGCATTAGAAATACGTTAAGCAGCTTATTGGCGCAAACGTTTAGCGATTTTGAGGTTATTCTGGTAAATGACGGTTCTACAGATAATAGTGAAGCAAGAGCCTTAGAAATCAGCGATGCCAGAATCCGATTATTCTCTACAGAAAACCAAGGCGTTTCTAAAGCACGAAACTACGGGATAACAAAAGCTTCCGGCACTTTGGTTGCTTTCCTTGATGCTGATGATTATTGGTTTCCTAACCATTTAGAGCAATTGTCCAATCTGTATAAGATGTTCCCGGAATGTGGTCTTTACTGCACAAATTATGAGCGTTTTTTTAATGCTGATAAAGTAATAAAGCCAAAACATATTGACATTCCTTCCCATCCTTGGCAGGGAATTGTAAAGGATTTTTTTAAGTCGAGCTATATTGACAGGATAGCCTGGACTTCGGCAGTTGCCGTTCCAAGAACCATCTTGAATGAAATAGAAGCATTTAAAACCACAATTACGTTAGGTGCCGGAGAAGATACCGATTTATGGATTCGCCTTGCCTTGCAATATGATGTGGCTTTTGATAATGAAATTTCCTCCAGACATGTGCTTGATGCGGAAAACAGGATTTCATTGGAAAAAACGCTAAGACGTTCTTATGCTAAATTGGATGAATTTCAGGAAGAAGAGAAACAAAACCCGTCATTAAAGAAATACCTCGACCTTCACAGAGTTTTTTTTGCCATACAGCATAAACTGGCGGGCGATATGAAAACTTACAATTTCTATATGCAATCTGTTGACAAGACCAATATTCCCTTAAAAGCCAAATTGGTAATGGCGATGCCTGTTTTTGTTGCCCGAAAATTCTATGCTTTTAAAAAATATCTTGAGCGCAAAAATATTCTGGTGTCAATTTATGACTGA
- a CDS encoding glycosyltransferase has protein sequence MNQALFIIPFYNEGKRISFDSYREIIDASKEIDFLLINDGSSDDTLDILNRLSEELQNSTVYSLSQNSGKAEAIRQGILHNPKEYEYIGYLDADFSTPVSEMIKLLDYAKKNRDIDIVLGSRVKLLGNEVVRSQARHYFGRIFATIISKLILRVPVYDTQCGAKIIKGDIAKKLFDKPFLTRWIFDVEMLLRYKMSYSDSLATVKEFPLEIWIEKGNTSIKLKEFLIFPFQILKIYFHYDKKKG, from the coding sequence ATGAATCAGGCCCTTTTTATCATACCATTTTATAATGAAGGAAAAAGAATTTCATTTGATTCTTATCGGGAAATCATCGATGCTTCAAAAGAAATAGATTTCCTTTTGATAAATGACGGAAGTTCTGATGATACTTTGGATATATTAAACAGGCTTTCTGAGGAATTGCAAAACAGTACTGTATATAGTTTATCTCAAAACTCAGGTAAGGCTGAAGCGATAAGGCAAGGCATATTACACAATCCAAAAGAATACGAATATATTGGCTATCTCGATGCAGATTTTTCGACTCCGGTTTCTGAAATGATAAAATTACTGGACTATGCGAAAAAAAACAGGGATATTGATATTGTTTTGGGAAGCCGCGTAAAGCTTCTGGGAAATGAAGTGGTAAGGTCACAGGCAAGACACTATTTCGGTCGAATCTTCGCCACCATAATCAGTAAGCTGATTTTACGTGTTCCGGTTTATGATACGCAATGCGGAGCAAAAATCATTAAGGGCGATATAGCAAAAAAACTATTTGATAAACCATTTCTAACCCGATGGATTTTTGATGTTGAAATGCTGTTACGATATAAAATGAGCTATTCCGATTCGTTGGCAACTGTCAAAGAATTTCCTTTAGAAATCTGGATTGAAAAAGGAAATACTTCCATAAAATTAAAAGAATTCCTGATTTTTCCATTTCAGATTCTGAAAATATACTTCCATTACGATAAGAAAAAAGGGTAG
- a CDS encoding GNAT family N-acetyltransferase, translating to MRNYTVRKYQAGDYLNWNAFVANAKNATFLFHRDFMEYHSDRFRDYSLVVLDGENWIAVLPANVVGDTVFSHQGLTYGGIVCDVKLKQSMMLLIVKNIMQYLEAAGIQKLHFKMMPSIYFDYPSDELNYALFLADAKLTRRDALSVIDNSRPHKISRARRACVRRGQQLGLTIKEEPNFRLFWDEILIPNISAKHDAKPVHTVEEIEKLHRLFPENIRHFNVYFERKIVAGTTIFISKNVAHPQYVSGQNEKNELGSLDFLYSHLILEVFKDKRFFDFGISNEENGRKLNEGLIFWKESFGARTLTQDFYEIATSNYDKLENVLI from the coding sequence GTGAGAAACTATACTGTCAGGAAATATCAAGCTGGAGACTATCTTAATTGGAATGCTTTTGTGGCTAATGCCAAAAATGCTACCTTTTTGTTTCATAGAGATTTTATGGAATATCATAGTGACAGGTTTCGTGACTATTCCCTTGTGGTTTTAGATGGTGAAAACTGGATTGCGGTGTTGCCGGCAAATGTAGTGGGAGATACCGTATTCTCACACCAGGGGCTCACTTATGGAGGTATAGTCTGTGATGTAAAATTGAAACAGTCCATGATGCTCCTTATTGTAAAAAACATAATGCAATATCTTGAAGCTGCTGGAATACAGAAACTCCATTTTAAGATGATGCCGTCTATTTATTTTGACTATCCTTCAGACGAACTTAATTATGCCCTGTTCTTGGCAGATGCAAAACTGACAAGAAGAGACGCCTTATCTGTTATTGATAATTCGAGACCGCATAAGATTTCCCGTGCCAGAAGAGCTTGTGTACGCAGAGGACAACAATTAGGGTTGACCATAAAAGAAGAGCCTAATTTCAGGCTGTTCTGGGATGAAATTCTTATTCCGAACATTTCTGCAAAACATGATGCCAAACCGGTTCATACGGTTGAAGAAATTGAAAAACTCCATCGCTTATTTCCGGAGAATATCCGACATTTTAATGTGTATTTTGAAAGAAAGATAGTTGCCGGAACTACCATTTTTATTTCTAAAAATGTTGCACATCCTCAATATGTTTCTGGTCAAAATGAAAAAAATGAACTGGGTTCACTTGATTTTCTATACAGCCATTTGATTCTTGAAGTGTTTAAGGATAAAAGATTCTTTGATTTTGGTATTTCAAATGAGGAAAACGGACGAAAACTTAACGAAGGCCTTATTTTCTGGAAAGAGAGTTTTGGTGCCAGGACACTTACACAAGATTTTTATGAAATCGCTACTTCCAATTATGACAAGCTAGAAAATGTTTTGATATGA
- a CDS encoding RDD family protein — MTQLSINTTQNVNINFTAASIGDRILAYLLDFLAKTAYLIVIYSVFFYGLGINKLMDKMDDWSRISILVLFYMPVAFYSLLLESLLEGQTLGKRLLKIKVVKIDGYQASFGDYLMRWLFRIIDVSFSSGIVGLVSIIASEKSQRLGDMAGGTSVITLKNNININHTILEEIDVSYVPTYPLVIKLSDNDARIIKETFNSARANKDYHMITRLKTKIEDVTGIRNQSGNDEDFIKTILKDYNYYTQKM, encoded by the coding sequence ATGACACAATTATCTATAAATACGACTCAAAATGTCAATATTAATTTTACGGCGGCTTCAATAGGTGACAGGATTTTGGCTTATCTCCTTGATTTTTTGGCAAAAACGGCATATCTGATTGTCATATATTCTGTGTTTTTTTACGGTTTGGGAATCAATAAGCTCATGGATAAGATGGATGATTGGTCTCGAATTTCAATATTGGTGCTGTTTTACATGCCGGTTGCTTTTTATTCGCTTCTTTTGGAGAGCCTGCTTGAAGGCCAAACATTAGGCAAAAGGCTGCTTAAAATTAAAGTGGTAAAAATAGACGGTTATCAGGCTTCTTTCGGCGACTATCTTATGCGATGGCTTTTTAGAATAATTGATGTCAGTTTTAGCAGTGGTATAGTAGGATTGGTTAGCATAATAGCCAGTGAAAAATCGCAAAGGTTAGGAGATATGGCGGGAGGAACATCGGTTATTACGCTAAAAAATAACATCAATATTAACCATACCATTTTGGAAGAAATTGATGTCAGCTATGTACCCACTTATCCTCTGGTTATAAAATTAAGCGACAACGACGCCCGAATTATTAAAGAAACTTTTAATAGTGCAAGGGCAAACAAAGATTATCATATGATTACGCGATTGAAGACAAAAATCGAAGATGTTACAGGAATCAGAAACCAGTCAGGTAATGATGAAGATTTTATTAAAACGATTTTGAAAGATTATAATTACTATACGCAGAAAATGTAG
- a CDS encoding O-antigen translocase: MSSKVVAVFLGAPGMALVGNMRNFFSSIETITTLGFQNGIVKYTAENKDDEDRLKRVISTVFIALLVSSVLFALALFIFSNFWNNQVFGERNNYGFVISILAISIPFYVLNVFFTSILNGFGKFHKVIYIAIFGNIIGLLISVILIWKLNIAGALISIAATPALLLIVAYLYFRSLMNVREYIHFRYFDFDVIRNLSSFSLMAFVSGFFGPLVYLNIRNNVIEKLGEEQAGYWSAMERISSNYLLFISTLLTVYFLPKLIMAVNNHETKKVFYSYYKTILPLFIFVAAIIYILRDFIVKLLFTKEFLPVEDLFQWQLIGDTFKVASMILGYEFFAKKMTLAFIVTELMSLGVLYVSSILFIDVYGIEGIVKAHAFTYAFYFLVLGVYFKIKMKPVGSGY, encoded by the coding sequence GTGTCGTCAAAGGTTGTTGCTGTTTTTTTAGGAGCTCCAGGCATGGCCCTGGTAGGCAATATGCGAAACTTTTTTTCGTCCATCGAAACAATAACTACTTTGGGTTTTCAGAACGGAATTGTAAAATATACTGCTGAAAACAAAGATGATGAAGACCGGTTGAAAAGAGTAATTTCTACTGTTTTTATAGCCCTATTAGTGTCTTCTGTACTCTTTGCTCTGGCTCTTTTTATCTTTAGCAATTTTTGGAACAACCAGGTTTTCGGAGAGCGAAATAATTATGGTTTTGTCATTTCAATTCTGGCGATTTCAATTCCGTTTTATGTGTTGAATGTTTTTTTTACAAGCATTCTGAATGGTTTCGGGAAATTTCATAAAGTAATTTACATTGCTATTTTTGGAAATATCATCGGATTGCTCATTTCCGTGATTCTGATATGGAAGCTGAATATTGCCGGAGCCTTGATTTCGATTGCAGCCACACCTGCACTACTTTTGATAGTTGCCTATTTGTACTTCAGGTCACTGATGAATGTGCGGGAATATATCCATTTCCGTTACTTCGATTTTGACGTTATCAGAAACCTGTCTTCATTTTCATTGATGGCTTTTGTGTCAGGATTCTTTGGTCCGTTGGTTTATCTGAACATAAGAAATAATGTCATTGAAAAGTTAGGAGAAGAACAAGCCGGATACTGGTCTGCAATGGAAAGGATTTCTTCCAATTATCTGTTGTTTATTTCGACATTGCTAACAGTTTATTTCCTTCCAAAACTTATAATGGCTGTCAACAATCACGAAACTAAAAAAGTGTTTTACAGCTACTACAAAACAATTTTGCCGCTTTTTATTTTTGTCGCTGCGATTATTTATATCCTTAGAGACTTTATTGTTAAATTACTGTTTACAAAAGAGTTTTTACCGGTTGAAGACTTATTTCAATGGCAACTTATAGGCGATACCTTCAAAGTAGCTTCGATGATTTTAGGGTATGAATTTTTTGCAAAAAAAATGACATTGGCTTTTATCGTAACAGAGCTCATGTCTTTGGGAGTTTTATATGTGTCCAGCATCCTTTTTATTGACGTCTATGGTATTGAAGGTATTGTTAAGGCCCATGCTTTTACGTATGCGTTCTATTTTTTGGTGTTGGGAGTTTATTTCAAAATTAAAATGAAGCCTGTCGGCAGTGGGTATTAA
- a CDS encoding glycosyltransferase — MIGITLSNGGAQKIHAILSNFFSSKNIEVHNIVILDEVTYDFSGELLNLGKLKDKGNGIWNNLKRFLILKRYIKENNFDYIIDVRTRNNQIKEFLMTKFAYKAPYIPMIHSYNTDWYFPKNKFLAKNIFSNAYGIVCISKEIEEKVRNKYGYKKLKTIYNPLEIDKIVSLSKERINLNFEYVFAAGRMVFDNNKQFDKLIRAYAASKLPSQNIRLVLLGDGPQKEYLQNVAQSEKLGDKVVFLDFQNNPFQYMKSARFTILASKNEGLPNIITESLACGVPVVAFDCKSGPRELIENGKNGLLVEDQNFDALVKAMDEMNENEALRATCRENAFESIERFSVEKIGAEWLEYLKIK, encoded by the coding sequence TTGATAGGAATTACTCTTTCAAATGGTGGCGCGCAAAAGATTCATGCTATTTTGTCAAATTTTTTTTCCAGCAAAAATATAGAGGTACATAATATTGTCATCTTAGATGAAGTGACTTATGATTTCTCAGGAGAATTGCTAAACCTGGGCAAACTGAAAGATAAGGGAAACGGGATATGGAATAATCTGAAACGGTTTCTGATACTGAAAAGATATATCAAAGAGAATAATTTTGATTATATAATCGATGTAAGAACCAGAAACAACCAGATTAAGGAATTCCTGATGACGAAATTTGCTTACAAAGCACCGTATATCCCCATGATTCATAGCTATAATACGGATTGGTATTTCCCTAAAAATAAATTTTTAGCAAAAAATATCTTTTCGAACGCCTATGGTATTGTTTGCATATCGAAAGAAATAGAGGAGAAAGTCAGGAACAAATACGGTTATAAAAAACTGAAAACAATCTATAATCCGCTTGAAATTGATAAAATTGTATCCCTGTCAAAAGAAAGGATAAATTTGAATTTCGAATATGTTTTTGCGGCAGGGCGAATGGTTTTTGATAATAATAAGCAATTTGATAAGTTGATTCGGGCATATGCGGCCTCGAAGCTTCCTTCCCAAAACATCAGGTTGGTATTGCTTGGAGATGGTCCGCAAAAAGAATATTTACAAAACGTAGCACAATCTGAAAAACTTGGAGACAAGGTAGTATTTTTGGATTTCCAGAACAATCCGTTTCAATATATGAAATCGGCACGATTTACTATTCTGGCAAGTAAAAATGAAGGATTGCCCAATATTATAACAGAATCATTAGCCTGCGGTGTGCCTGTAGTGGCCTTTGATTGCAAGTCCGGACCGCGGGAATTGATTGAAAATGGCAAAAACGGACTTTTGGTAGAAGACCAGAATTTCGATGCCCTTGTCAAGGCAATGGATGAAATGAATGAAAATGAGGCATTACGTGCAACTTGCAGAGAGAATGCCTTTGAAAGCATAGAACGCTTTTCGGTAGAAAAAATAGGTGCCGAATGGCTTGAATATTTAAAAATAAAATAG
- a CDS encoding glycosyltransferase family protein, with protein MRILLVGEFSRLHNSLKEGLTALGHEVHIVGTGDDFKKYPVDFPISSTLVASNSLLRFCNRITRKLFRLDLEAYERAYQFRKLLPILKGYDVVQLINSNAIETYPKLALRLYEKLFAQNSKKFLLICGDETPIVDVLLKNNLKYSVLTPYFNNPAATKKYYNYTLNYTNNQQRKLFDFVQTNCDGLLVSDLDYKIPMEQTGFDFTFIPNPINTDKLEFIPMEIPSKIVIFHGVNKYSAVKKGSSVFLEALSKIELKYGNKVEIRIVNSLPYDEYQKHIRSAHIILDQIYAFDQGYNALEAMALGKVVFTGAETEFQEYYQLTDSVAINALPDVESIVQQLSFLIENPEELTLIGKRARQFIEKEHHFVKIAEIYTESWNTTNP; from the coding sequence ATGAGGATTCTACTCGTTGGAGAATTCAGCCGGTTACACAATTCATTAAAGGAAGGACTTACTGCTTTAGGACATGAAGTGCATATTGTGGGTACCGGAGATGATTTTAAAAAATATCCTGTTGATTTTCCAATTTCTTCAACATTAGTAGCTTCCAACTCCTTACTTCGCTTCTGTAACAGGATTACCCGAAAATTGTTTCGGCTGGACCTTGAAGCCTATGAAAGAGCTTATCAGTTTCGAAAACTACTGCCAATACTAAAAGGTTACGATGTTGTTCAGCTGATTAATTCCAATGCTATAGAAACCTATCCCAAATTGGCGTTAAGGCTTTATGAAAAGCTATTTGCCCAAAACTCAAAAAAATTTCTTTTGATTTGCGGAGACGAGACTCCAATTGTTGATGTCCTGCTAAAAAACAATTTGAAATATTCTGTACTCACACCTTATTTCAACAATCCAGCCGCCACCAAAAAGTACTATAATTATACGTTGAATTATACCAACAACCAGCAGCGTAAGCTTTTTGATTTTGTACAAACAAATTGCGACGGGCTGTTAGTATCCGACCTTGATTATAAAATCCCGATGGAACAGACAGGATTCGATTTCACATTCATTCCTAATCCGATAAATACCGATAAGCTTGAATTTATTCCGATGGAAATCCCATCTAAGATTGTTATTTTTCATGGAGTCAACAAGTATAGCGCTGTCAAAAAAGGAAGTTCTGTTTTTTTAGAGGCACTATCCAAAATAGAATTAAAATATGGGAATAAGGTCGAAATCAGAATTGTCAATAGTCTGCCGTATGACGAGTACCAAAAACATATACGTTCGGCCCATATTATTCTCGACCAGATTTATGCTTTCGACCAGGGCTATAATGCTTTAGAAGCAATGGCATTAGGAAAAGTTGTTTTTACAGGAGCTGAAACAGAGTTTCAGGAGTATTATCAGCTAACGGATAGTGTGGCCATTAATGCTTTGCCTGATGTTGAATCTATAGTACAACAGCTTTCGTTTTTGATTGAAAACCCGGAAGAATTGACTTTGATTGGAAAAAGGGCTCGCCAATTCATTGAAAAAGAACACCATTTTGTCAAAATCGCTGAAATATATACCGAAAGCTGGAATACAACTAACCCTTAA
- a CDS encoding DegT/DnrJ/EryC1/StrS family aminotransferase, which yields MIKFLDLKKVNQPYEQAFQDKMKTVMDKGWYILGDEIKAFETNFAHYCGTKYCIGVGNGLDALVLILKAYIQLGKLQKGDEVIIPANTYIASILAVLQADLIPVLVEPNLETYNLDPNTVEKAITSKTKAILPVHLYGQLAPMKEINTLAKQNNLLVIEDAAQSHGAVLYSQKSGNWGDAAAFSFYPGKNLGALGDAGAITTNDDALAKMIFAIRNYGSEKKYVHDYIGINSRLDELQAAFLSVKLPNLDKENAVRKKIAERYLSEIKNDKIKLPFFDGTQNHVFHLFVIRTANREELQEYLSANTIQTLIHYPTPPHHQKALSYMGDLSFPITEKIHREVLSLPISPVMTDEEVSYVIEIINKF from the coding sequence ATGATAAAATTTCTGGATTTAAAGAAAGTAAATCAGCCTTATGAACAGGCTTTTCAAGATAAGATGAAAACTGTCATGGATAAGGGCTGGTATATTCTAGGTGATGAAATCAAGGCATTTGAAACTAATTTTGCCCACTATTGCGGCACAAAATATTGCATTGGCGTTGGAAACGGACTAGATGCTTTGGTACTGATTCTTAAAGCCTATATACAATTAGGAAAACTCCAGAAAGGAGATGAAGTAATCATTCCGGCAAACACCTACATCGCCAGTATTTTGGCTGTGCTTCAGGCAGACCTGATACCCGTGTTGGTCGAACCCAATTTGGAGACGTACAATCTGGACCCTAACACCGTAGAAAAAGCCATTACATCTAAAACAAAAGCGATTCTGCCCGTTCATCTTTACGGACAATTGGCTCCAATGAAAGAAATTAATACGTTGGCAAAACAGAACAATTTGCTTGTGATAGAAGATGCAGCTCAAAGTCATGGTGCTGTTCTGTATTCTCAAAAATCAGGAAACTGGGGCGATGCCGCAGCATTTAGTTTTTATCCGGGAAAGAACCTGGGAGCTTTAGGCGATGCGGGAGCCATCACAACAAACGATGATGCGTTGGCAAAGATGATTTTTGCAATCCGTAATTATGGTTCCGAAAAAAAATATGTCCATGACTATATTGGTATAAATTCACGTCTGGATGAATTACAGGCTGCTTTTTTGAGTGTAAAACTGCCAAATCTGGATAAAGAAAATGCGGTAAGGAAAAAAATAGCGGAACGTTATCTGTCAGAAATTAAGAATGATAAGATAAAACTGCCTTTCTTTGATGGTACGCAAAATCACGTTTTTCATCTTTTTGTAATCAGGACTGCAAACAGGGAAGAATTACAAGAGTATTTGTCAGCCAATACCATCCAGACCCTGATTCATTACCCAACGCCGCCACATCATCAAAAAGCACTTTCTTATATGGGTGATTTGTCATTTCCAATTACGGAAAAAATCCATCGTGAGGTTTTAAGTCTGCCTATAAGTCCGGTAATGACAGACGAGGAAGTAAGTTATGTAATTGAAATAATTAATAAATTCTAA
- a CDS encoding trimeric intracellular cation channel family protein, with translation MFYLLDIIGTMAFALSGALTAMNKRLDPFGVFIIAFVTAVGGGTLRDTLIGRTPVGWMRDLNYVYFIIAGYFLAIIFRKKLDRLRTSLFLFDTIGLGVFTLIGLEKGLDTNLHPIICIALGTMTACFGGVTRDILCNEIPVIFRREIYATICIVGGILFFILKHWNLDNDILYVITSCVMISLRLLAVKFKWYLPALKQN, from the coding sequence ATGTTTTATCTTTTAGATATAATCGGAACTATGGCTTTTGCGCTTTCCGGCGCTTTAACGGCAATGAATAAAAGGCTCGACCCTTTTGGAGTTTTTATTATCGCCTTTGTGACAGCTGTTGGTGGGGGAACTTTAAGAGATACGCTAATAGGTCGTACTCCTGTGGGCTGGATGCGTGATTTGAATTATGTTTACTTTATTATAGCAGGTTATTTCCTCGCCATCATTTTCAGAAAGAAACTCGACAGGCTGCGAACCTCATTGTTTTTGTTTGATACGATAGGATTGGGCGTTTTTACGTTAATCGGACTTGAAAAGGGATTGGATACGAATCTTCATCCGATAATCTGTATTGCTTTGGGAACGATGACGGCTTGTTTTGGAGGTGTAACAAGAGATATTCTTTGTAATGAAATACCCGTAATCTTCAGAAGGGAGATTTATGCCACGATTTGTATTGTTGGCGGGATTTTATTTTTCATCCTCAAGCATTGGAATCTGGATAATGATATCCTTTATGTAATTACTTCCTGCGTGATGATTTCGCTACGACTTCTGGCTGTTAAATTCAAATGGTATCTTCCGGCATTAAAGCAAAACTAA